One Peribacillus simplex NBRC 15720 = DSM 1321 genomic region harbors:
- a CDS encoding LemA family protein, producing MMKKGWIIGIVVVVLLVIYGASSYNGLVSANEDVDNKWSQVDNQLKRRADLIPNLVETVKGYASHETEAIKAVSDARSKLAGANSTEDKIDADQELSGALSRLLVVVENYPDLKANENFKGLMDSLEGTENRLTVARKDYNDEVTNYNKMIKRFPKNMMAGAFGFDAKPYFEVTDQEKETPKVDFGSDK from the coding sequence CGTTTTACTGGTCATTTATGGGGCATCTTCGTACAACGGCCTTGTAAGTGCCAATGAAGACGTCGACAATAAATGGTCACAGGTGGATAACCAATTGAAACGAAGAGCGGATTTGATTCCGAATCTTGTCGAAACGGTGAAGGGTTATGCTTCGCATGAAACGGAAGCCATTAAAGCGGTGAGTGATGCACGCTCGAAGCTGGCCGGTGCCAATTCGACTGAAGATAAGATTGATGCTGATCAAGAATTAAGTGGGGCATTGAGCCGTCTTTTGGTGGTTGTCGAGAACTATCCGGATTTAAAGGCCAATGAGAACTTTAAGGGTCTCATGGATAGTTTGGAAGGAACGGAAAATCGGCTGACGGTAGCTCGAAAAGACTATAATGATGAAGTTACCAACTATAATAAGATGATTAAACGATTTCCGAAGAATATGATGGCAGGAGCATTCGGGTTCGATGCCAAACCATATTTTGAAGTGACCGATCAAGAAAAAGAAACGCCAAAGGTTGATTTCGGGAGCGATAAATAA
- a CDS encoding TPM domain-containing protein has translation MKKLAVFALIFILTCSLANVVAAQPNIPEPVGDIYVQDFAGVLDDQEKSELIELGKRLDDATKAQISVLTVDSMEGSEIEEYSVEALRSFKLGDAELNNGVLIVLAMEEQKIRIEVGYGLEGAITDIKSGQILDNVAIPALKEGKYDVALTETYKAVYNDVTKEYNLGDEFYQDLSVQPESENFQPSGLQIFLFIIVVIIVFILDAKFFKGFFLQMLINILLIIISRGGGGGRGGGSGGPRGGGGGSSGGGGASRGW, from the coding sequence ATGAAAAAACTCGCTGTGTTTGCGCTAATCTTCATTCTCACGTGCAGTTTAGCAAACGTGGTCGCAGCACAACCTAACATCCCTGAACCAGTCGGGGATATATATGTTCAGGACTTCGCCGGAGTCCTGGATGATCAGGAAAAATCCGAACTCATCGAACTTGGGAAACGATTGGATGATGCCACAAAAGCACAAATTTCCGTTTTGACGGTTGATTCGATGGAAGGATCCGAGATCGAGGAGTACTCGGTCGAGGCATTGAGATCATTCAAGCTTGGTGATGCCGAGCTGAACAATGGAGTCCTCATTGTTCTGGCCATGGAAGAACAGAAAATCCGTATTGAAGTGGGTTACGGTTTGGAAGGGGCCATTACCGATATAAAATCTGGACAGATTTTGGACAATGTGGCTATCCCTGCGCTGAAAGAGGGTAAATATGATGTTGCCCTGACGGAAACCTATAAGGCCGTATATAACGATGTCACGAAAGAATACAACCTAGGTGACGAGTTTTATCAAGATCTCTCCGTTCAGCCTGAGTCAGAAAACTTTCAGCCATCAGGTTTACAGATTTTCCTCTTTATCATCGTAGTCATCATCGTATTCATCCTCGATGCCAAGTTCTTTAAAGGATTTTTCCTTCAAATGCTAATCAATATCCTTTTGATAATCATCAGTCGCGGAGGCGGCGGTGGCCGTGGAGGCGGCAGCGGCGGTCCACGGGGCGGCGGCGGAGGAAGTTCCGGTGGCGGAGGTGCCAGCAGGGGATGGTAA
- a CDS encoding PRC-barrel domain-containing protein, which translates to MRTFSLLKGMPVFTIKGERVGTVHDLSISEMGQVTGLVVHQQALFKRAFHLKLDDISSFGPDGIVIMQQDSSLRKVPADSICLSKDELLGRMLFSEMGEELGLLQDVYFKEKMGTIIAYETTDGFFSESTVIESKQPPALGKDTIIVSVYEQ; encoded by the coding sequence TTGCGGACGTTTTCATTATTGAAAGGAATGCCGGTTTTTACAATCAAAGGAGAAAGAGTCGGCACGGTCCACGATTTATCAATTTCTGAAATGGGTCAGGTAACAGGCTTGGTCGTTCATCAGCAAGCATTGTTCAAAAGAGCTTTTCATTTGAAACTTGACGATATTTCTTCATTCGGTCCAGATGGGATCGTCATCATGCAACAGGATTCAAGCTTAAGGAAAGTGCCTGCGGATTCCATATGCCTATCGAAGGACGAATTATTGGGACGCATGCTTTTTTCTGAAATGGGCGAAGAACTGGGTTTACTGCAGGATGTATATTTCAAGGAGAAAATGGGCACGATTATAGCGTATGAAACAACGGATGGGTTTTTCTCGGAGTCGACAGTGATAGAATCAAAACAGCCGCCTGCATTAGGGAAGGATACCATCATTGTTTCAGTTTATGAACAGTGA